The DNA region CTCTTTTTTGCAAATTCATAATATTCTTTAACTATTTCAAAACCTAAATAATGTCTATTTAGCATTTTTGCAACAACACAAACCTGTCCAGATCCAAGGAAGGGATCAAAAACTATATCTCCTTCATCACTTCCATATAGAATAATTTTTTTAACTAATTCAGTAGGCAATTTTGTTGGAGTTTTAACTTTACCTCTCCAATACTCCCTATTTATTATCCAAACATCTTCTGGATAATGTTCTATTTTATTAAATTTGTATCTTTTTTCATCTTTAACAACAAATAAAATGTGGTAGTGGGATGTAACAAATTTCCTTTTTGTAAAAACTCCAAATTGATATTTCCAAATAATGTGGTTTATTGTTATAAATCCTACATCATCCAATGCATTGAGAACATCCTTTAAATTTGTCCAACCAGAAAATACATACATACTCCCAGTTGGTTTTAATATTCTATATGCCTCTTTCATCCAATTATAAGAAAATTCGTAATATTTTTCTTTGGGAATCTCATTGTAACCTTCTAAAACATTCTCATATTTTCTATTGTAGTTATTCTTTTTACCTTTAAAGTTAATTCCATATGGAGGGTCTGTAACAATTAGATCAATACTATCATCTGGAATGTCTTTCATTAAAACTAAACTATCTCCTAAATAAATATTGTCTATCTCAAATTTACCCAATTTCATAATTAAGTCACCTAAATTATTAAATTTAATTATAAAAGCGTTCGAAACAAAAATAAATAAAGCAAAAATAAAATAGAAATTAAATAAAAAACTAATAAAAAATTAAATTTATTTCTTATTTATTCTTTCGATAGTTATTTTAACTCTATATATTTCCCCATTTGGAGTTTTTATTTCCCAATCTTTTGTATAGTCCTCTTTTATATCATCTACAAATATTCCCCTTACTTCTCTTTCTATAATTTCCTTAAACTCATCTATATCTACTCCTTCAACTTTAACTTTAATTTTTTCTTCTATATCTAAGTCTAAATCTTTTCTCATTGCTTGAATTCTTCTTATAATTTCCCTCATTAACCCTTCTCTTATTAAATCATCAGTAATTTCAGTATTTATAAAGACAGTTCCCTTTGAAAATTCAACTCCTGCAATGTGCTCAGGAACCTCTAACCTAATTTCAACATACTCTGGCTTAATTTCATATCCATCCAATATTACAGAACCTTCTTTTAATTTTTCCATTAACTCCTTAGGATCTACTTTTTTTAATATCTCAACGACCTTTGGAACTTCACTTCTATATCTCTTACCTAACTCTTTATAGTTTGGTTTTATTATGTATTTGCTACCTTCAACTTCTCCAAATTTGATATTTTTGACATTACCCTGATTTTTTATTATGTATTTAAATCTCTCTACTGCTTTTTTAACCTCTTCCCCACCAGCAATAGTTATTTCTTTTAATGGATATCTTAAGGTGTATTTTATTTTATCTCTTCCTCTATAAATAGCGTCAACTATATCTCTAACTATTGCCATATCTCTCTCTAACTCTTCATCAATAAACTCTTCATCAACTTCTATTTTATTCATAAATATACTTTCTTCCATATCTTCTGTTTTTAAGTTTTGATATATTGCCTCAGCTACATGAGGAGATACAGGAGCCATTATTATAGATAACTTTAATAAGACATAGTAGAGTGTTTGATATGCTGCTAATTTATCATAGTCATCTTTTTCTTTCCATGTTCTATCTCTAATCAATCTAATATACCATCTACTTAAGTCATTTAATATGAAATCTTTTAATGTCCATGTGTATGTGTGGAAATATGGAATATCAAGGTTTTCAATTGCTATTTTGGCAACAGTATTTACTCTACTTAAAATCCATCTATCTTCATCTTTTAGATGTTCAAAGTATTTTTTATCAGGTTTAAAGTTATCTAACACCATGTAATTTACAGCGAACATATAGGCGTTCCATAAGGTATTAAATAAACTTAAAACATCATCCATTTCACTCCATACAAACCTTAAATCTTCCCAAACCTTGTTTGCACTTAAAAGATAGAATCTTAATAAATCAGCCCCATATTTTTCAACGACATCATCTGGATTAACTATATTTCCTAAACTCTTACTCATCTTTTCTCCACGTTCATCCAAAGTAAAGCCGTGCATTAAACATTTTTTGTATGGGATGTCATTGAATACAATTGCTGAAAGTGCATGTTGTGAATAAAACCACTTAGTAACTTGGTCATGCCCTTCTGTTATAAAGTCAGCTTTTTTTAATGTTTTTGAACCAATTGAAGCATAAGGAGCTAATCCAGAGTCAAACCAAACATCTAAGACATCTGGAACTCTCTCCATTACTCCTCCACATTCACATCTCAATTTTATTTTATCAACTGTTGGTTTATGCAAATCTTTAATCTCTCCAACTTCATCTTTATTTATCATTCTCTCCTCTAATTCTTCAACACTTTCCACAACTATATATTTTCCACATTTCTCACAAACCCATACTGGCAATGGAATTCCCCAATACCTCTGCCTACTTATATTCCAGTCCCCAACAAACTTAACTCCATTTATATATCTTGTTTCAACCCAGTGAGGTATCCATTTAACAGTTTTTGCATGCTCTATAATATTATCTTTAATTTTTGATATCTCTAAAAACCACTGCTCAGTAGCTCTAAACAAGAGAGGTGTTTTACATCTCCAACAGTGTGGATAACTATGTTTTATTTTTCCAACATAAACTAACAATCCTTTATCTTTTAGAGTTTCTATTATTTCATTATCTGCATCTTTAACAAAAACTCCTTTCCATTTTCCTTCTATGTATTTACCTTCATCATCTATTGGTGAATATATAGGCAGATTGTATTTTTTACCAACTTCAAAGTCCTCTTCCCCATGTCCAGGAGCTGTGTGAACTAAACCAGTTCCTCCCTCTAAGGTTACATGCTCCCCTAATATTATAGTATGAGCATTTTCTAATTTAGCAAATTCTTTCTGCCTCTCATTCTCATCTAATAATGGATGAATATATTTTATTCCTTCTAACTCTTTTCCTTTAACTTTTTTAATTATTTTGTAGTTTTTGATATTGTATAATTTTTTAGCTTTGTTTATAACATCCTCAACTAACTTTTCAGCAATAATCCAAACTTCTTTTTTGTCATCAAATTCAACTTCTACATAAGCATAGTCATAGTTTGGATGTACTGCAACAGCCAAGTTAGCTATTAAAGTCCATGGAGTTGTTGTCCAAATTATAATATAGGTGTTTTCTTCATCTTTTAATTTAAATTTTACATAAACAGATGGATCATAAACTTCTTTATACTCTCCTCTAACTTCGTGCTCTGCTAAGGCAGTTTCACATCTTGGACACCAATAGACAACCCTCAAATCTCTTGTTAATAATCCTTTCTCATGAGCAACTTTTAATGTCCACCAACCTATCTCCATATACTCCTTAGTTATTGGCATGTATGCATTTTCCCAATCTAACCAAACTCCTAAGTTTTTAAACTGATTTTCCATAATTTCTTTGTGTTTTAAAGCAAATTCTTTACATTTTTCAATAAATTGTTCTACACCAATTTTTGTTTCAATCTCTTTCTTGTTTTTTATTCCAAACTCATTTTCAACTTTAACCTCTATTGGTAAGCCATGCATGTCCCATCCAGCTTTATCTAAAACATTATATCCTTGCATTCTTTTAAATCTTAAATATGTATCTTTAATTATTTTATTCCATGCAGTTCCAAGATGTATTGCCCCAGAACAGTAAGGAGGTCCATCAACAAAATAAAATTCTTTATTTCCTTCATTCTTTTTCTTTACTTTTTGATATATATCATTCTCTTCCCAGAATTTTTTTATTTTTTTGTCCAACTCTCTAAAATTAACTGGCCCTACACTTTTCATTTACTCACCTCAGTTTTTGTTACATTATAAAAAGAAAGAATATTTTTAGTAAAAATTTAGGTTCTATCTTTTGTAAGAGATTTTAATTTACGAATTCTTGAAATTATTTTATCTAAATATTTGTTAAGTTGAATATTCCCAGAAACTTTTTGATAATCTTCATCTGGTAAATTTTGAATTTTATTTAAAATATCTTTGTTATTTAAATTAGCAATCTTATATAACTCCATACAAATTTCTTTTATATTTAATCCTTTTTCAGCGACAATATTTAATAATTCATCATAAGGCACTTTTTCCTCTATAATTTTCCAAGAATCTCCAAATATATCGTTTTCCATAATGTATTCAATAATTTCTAATATTTTTATACCTAAATCTAATTTTAAAATTTTAGTAGCTAAATAATTCTCTTTTTCTTCAAGTTCAGTAATTTTGTCTATGTTATTTTCTTCATCTTTTCTTAATTTCTCTAAAAGCACTCTAATCTCATTTAATTCTTTAAGCATTTTTTCTCCTTTTTCTATTGTCCTTTGTTTATTGTTTTTTATCTCGACTAATGTTGGATACTTATTTTTACTCATATAATCACCATAAATATTAATTATTTCTTTTTTTTTGATTTGTAATAACCTTTTAATATTGGCAATTTTGGAAAATCATCTAACAGTTTATAGTATATATCTCCATATCTTTCACTAATGACTACTATATGAGCAGGAGGATGAATTTTTCTAATTCTATCTATTGCTTTTGGAGCCTTTTCAGCAATCTTCGCAACGCATGCCTTTTTACATGGCTTTTTTACCTCTCCTAAGATATGTCCTAATATTTCATCAGCCGCCTCTGGAACTATAATTTTAGGTTTTCCTATAATTGTTAATTCTGCATGTCTATCTACATCTGCTAAGGCATTCTTCAATTTTTCATAACTATCTCCTCTAATTAATAGTAGTGTCATAACTATCCCTAATTCGTGTTTTATTAATCTATAATTAATTCAAGTAATTTTTATTTCATTATATTATTAATAAAATTTTTTATAAATATCTTCTATGTCTATCCGCATGCCTTAAATATTCCTCAAGCATAAATGGAAAATTAACGGCATTTACAAATCTTAATCCTAATCTTTGAGCCCATTTTTCTATTCCCCCATCAGTAGCTACAACTGCGGCATCTAACTCTTTGGCCAAAAGTAAAACATCCAAATCTGGAGCACTGTCTAATGTTCCAACTCTTAAAGCACTTCGATATTTATTTCTAAATGTATTTATTGTTTTTGATAGAACTTTATTTATAATTTCATCCTTTCTCATTTCTGGATGTCTTTTTGATAATTCATAAACCATATCAGAAGATTTTATTATATGCTCTTCTCCAATTCTCATCCCTTTATTAATCCTCTCCCTCAAATCCTTAACATATTCATAAAATATCTCTGAAGGAATTTTTATCTCATATCTGTTTGGAGTTTTCTTAACGAGCCAAGTATCTACCTTTATTATAACATCTTTTGGACAATTTTCACTATGTAAGAATCCAATTAACTCCTTATATACACTTGGATATGGTATATGACACGAGATATTCAACTTTATCCTTGCTTCTGCTATTAAATCCATCAATTTATCTGTTAATTCTGTAATTGTCTTAACATTCATTGCTTTTCTAACCGAGGGTTCAGTGAATGCACTTGTATCTAAGCAAAATCTCTGTTTCTGCATAATTCCACATATTTTGATTTATTTCATCATTATCTTTAACTGCTAATATTCTTATTTTAGAAGGGTAATTATTTATATATTTTGAAATGGTTTCATTTGGAATTCTTGCCTCTAACTTGGATAAAATTCTTTCTTTAAAATGTTTTGAAAATCCATTGGGTAAAGTATTTTTTATTTCATCTATATTATTGTATGGTTTATTTTTTTCTAATATCTCAGCAACATTGTTAGGAACATACTTATAAATATCATATTCATTTACAGTTTCTAAAATTCTATCTTCAAATCTTTTTAATATTAAACTATTTAATTTTCCACTATTTGATAGTTCTTTTAATATTTCAAGGGTTGTAGATGGTAGCATATCCTTAACATCATCAAATCTATTGTTAAATATAGCCTCTCTTATCTTAGTTCCACTTATTCCTTCCAATCTTCTAATAAACACAAATTTTGGATGAAAATTTAAATCTTCCTCTTTATTTAATTTATAAATCATTTGAGACATTGAAGCAATTACATAATTGTCTATATTTAATTTTTCCCTT from Methanocaldococcus sp. includes:
- a CDS encoding RNA ligase partner protein, with the translated sequence MQKQRFCLDTSAFTEPSVRKAMNVKTITELTDKLMDLIAEARIKLNISCHIPYPSVYKELIGFLHSENCPKDVIIKVDTWLVKKTPNRYEIKIPSEIFYEYVKDLRERINKGMRIGEEHIIKSSDMVYELSKRHPEMRKDEIINKVLSKTINTFRNKYRSALRVGTLDSAPDLDVLLLAKELDAAVVATDGGIEKWAQRLGLRFVNAVNFPFMLEEYLRHADRHRRYL
- a CDS encoding site-specific DNA-methyltransferase — encoded protein: MKLGKFEIDNIYLGDSLVLMKDIPDDSIDLIVTDPPYGINFKGKKNNYNRKYENVLEGYNEIPKEKYYEFSYNWMKEAYRILKPTGSMYVFSGWTNLKDVLNALDDVGFITINHIIWKYQFGVFTKRKFVTSHYHILFVVKDEKRYKFNKIEHYPEDVWIINREYWRGKVKTPTKLPTELVKKIILYGSDEGDIVFDPFLGSGQVCVVAKMLNRHYLGFEIVKEYYEFAKKRLEEIERQKENGLIKWINKSNTIKK
- a CDS encoding nucleotidyltransferase family protein; the encoded protein is MVIGEIMDLNLKIFLEDREEIIKDSKRKDELSFKKFKKIVEKIKEKENKDKIVCDFTEYNPLHRGHKYALDVGKKYGIFISVLPGPLERSGRGVPYLLNRYIRAEMAIKAGADIVVEGPPMGIMGSGQYMRCLIKMFYHLGAEIIPRGYIPEKIIEKVISCINKGYHIKVKPYKIICVETGEVLREKLNIDNYVIASMSQMIYKLNKEEDLNFHPKFVFIRRLEGISGTKIREAIFNNRFDDVKDMLPSTTLEILKELSNSGKLNSLILKRFEDRILETVNEYDIYKYVPNNVAEILEKNKPYNNIDEIKNTLPNGFSKHFKERILSKLEARIPNETISKYINNYPSKIRILAVKDNDEINQNMWNYAETEILLRYKCIH
- the ileS gene encoding isoleucine--tRNA ligase, translating into MKSVGPVNFRELDKKIKKFWEENDIYQKVKKKNEGNKEFYFVDGPPYCSGAIHLGTAWNKIIKDTYLRFKRMQGYNVLDKAGWDMHGLPIEVKVENEFGIKNKKEIETKIGVEQFIEKCKEFALKHKEIMENQFKNLGVWLDWENAYMPITKEYMEIGWWTLKVAHEKGLLTRDLRVVYWCPRCETALAEHEVRGEYKEVYDPSVYVKFKLKDEENTYIIIWTTTPWTLIANLAVAVHPNYDYAYVEVEFDDKKEVWIIAEKLVEDVINKAKKLYNIKNYKIIKKVKGKELEGIKYIHPLLDENERQKEFAKLENAHTIILGEHVTLEGGTGLVHTAPGHGEEDFEVGKKYNLPIYSPIDDEGKYIEGKWKGVFVKDADNEIIETLKDKGLLVYVGKIKHSYPHCWRCKTPLLFRATEQWFLEISKIKDNIIEHAKTVKWIPHWVETRYINGVKFVGDWNISRQRYWGIPLPVWVCEKCGKYIVVESVEELEERMINKDEVGEIKDLHKPTVDKIKLRCECGGVMERVPDVLDVWFDSGLAPYASIGSKTLKKADFITEGHDQVTKWFYSQHALSAIVFNDIPYKKCLMHGFTLDERGEKMSKSLGNIVNPDDVVEKYGADLLRFYLLSANKVWEDLRFVWSEMDDVLSLFNTLWNAYMFAVNYMVLDNFKPDKKYFEHLKDEDRWILSRVNTVAKIAIENLDIPYFHTYTWTLKDFILNDLSRWYIRLIRDRTWKEKDDYDKLAAYQTLYYVLLKLSIIMAPVSPHVAEAIYQNLKTEDMEESIFMNKIEVDEEFIDEELERDMAIVRDIVDAIYRGRDKIKYTLRYPLKEITIAGGEEVKKAVERFKYIIKNQGNVKNIKFGEVEGSKYIIKPNYKELGKRYRSEVPKVVEILKKVDPKELMEKLKEGSVILDGYEIKPEYVEIRLEVPEHIAGVEFSKGTVFINTEITDDLIREGLMREIIRRIQAMRKDLDLDIEEKIKVKVEGVDIDEFKEIIEREVRGIFVDDIKEDYTKDWEIKTPNGEIYRVKITIERINKK
- a CDS encoding DUF356 domain-containing protein yields the protein MTLLLIRGDSYEKLKNALADVDRHAELTIIGKPKIIVPEAADEILGHILGEVKKPCKKACVAKIAEKAPKAIDRIRKIHPPAHIVVISERYGDIYYKLLDDFPKLPILKGYYKSKKKK